From the genome of Aspergillus chevalieri M1 DNA, chromosome 8, nearly complete sequence, one region includes:
- a CDS encoding uncharacterized protein (COG:S;~EggNog:ENOG410Q1FP;~InterPro:IPR001519,IPR009078,IPR012347,IPR008331;~PFAM:PF00210;~go_function: GO:0008199 - ferric iron binding [Evidence IEA];~go_process: GO:0006826 - iron ion transport [Evidence IEA];~go_process: GO:0006879 - cellular iron ion homeostasis [Evidence IEA]) → MSSGTELARKVVQDVSSDDLDKWVRSSTLTNEVEESVRGHIHQELTSWMFFRKLAADCFRTNIALHGYGMLWERCARECLIDMHWLEKYLIARGGRCKPTAIEATQIEWPDNPIEPLGPCMEAFRVQKKLIDDIVRLIALADKCEDASLSDALQTRFLRKHTRQVKNMGDLLQQTARVSKQPGVGLYHLDKELRFHKGIIPWTSTNDPDCQDKGMEDVTSLISEGLVLQGQTSQHGHK, encoded by the exons ATGTCTTCCGGGACCGAATTGGCCAGAAAGGTCGTCCAGGACGTCTCCAGTGACGACCTGGACAAGTGGGTGAGATCAAGTACTCTCACCAACGAAGTGGAAGAG TCGGTAAGAGGTCACATTCATCAAGAATTGACCAGTTGGATGTTCTTCCGCAAGCTCGCGGCCGACTGCTTCCGTACTAACATTGCCCTTCACGGGTACGGAAT GCTCTGGGAACGATGCGCTCGAGAGTGCCTCATCGATATGCACTGGCTTGAAAAGTATCTCATTGCACGCGGAGGCCGATGCAAGCCCACCGCAATCGAAGCCACCCAGATCGAATGGCCAGACAATCCCATCGAACCACTTGGTCCCTGCATGGAAGCCTTCCGAGTGCAGAAGAAGCTTATCGATGATATCGTGCGGCTAATCGCACTCGCGGACAAGTGCGAGGATGCATCATTGTCTGACGCTCTCCAAACGCGATTCCTGCGCAAGCACACCAGACAGGTCAAGAATATGGGTGACCTGCTCCAGCAGACTGCACGGGTGTCGAAGCAGCCCGGCGTCGGTCTGTATCATCTGGATAAAGAACTGCGGTTCCATAAGGGTATTATCCCCTGGACTTCGACTAATGATCCTGACTGTCAGGATAAGGGTATGGAGGATGTTACGAGCTTGATTAGTGAGGGTCTTGTGCTCCAAGGGCAGACTAGTCAACACGGACACAAGTAG
- a CDS encoding uncharacterized protein (COG:S;~EggNog:ENOG410PSY2), with amino-acid sequence MQTTLYNALIRTHHITSRKKVSTLKRAADTYNCFVLLRSGGCPGIMYVESKEKDSVESWVNTVRNLRYKDFQLVTRPDIMTDEKGTLNRARIEPPRSKKTEKTSKAGLSEVDTVKEFGSLMEQRGVWQWWRKGMGYTS; translated from the coding sequence ATGCAAACAACACTGTATAACGCCCTCATACGAACCCACCACATCACATCCCGCAAGAAGGTCTCCACCCTGAAACGCGCCGCCGACACGTACAACTGCTTCGTCCTTCTTCGCTCCGGCGGCTGTCCGGGAATTATGTACGTCGAGTCGAAGGAGAAAGATTCTGTTGAGTCGTGGGTGAATACGGTGCGGAACCTGCGTTATAAGGACTTTCAACTCGTTACACGGCCGGATATCATGACGGACGAGAAGGGCACTTTGAATCGTGCACGGATTGAGCCGCCGCGGTCCAAGAAAACTGAGAAGACATCTAAAGCTGGACTATCTGAGGTAGATACGGTAAAGGAGTTTGGGAGTTTGATGGAGCAGCGTGGTGTATGGCAGTGGTGGAGGAAGGGAATGGGGTACACGAGCTGA